A stretch of the Acidimicrobiales bacterium genome encodes the following:
- a CDS encoding ABC transporter substrate-binding protein, producing the protein MKLRSAGVLTVALALVGLSACGTRLPNSAFEASATQQQVAARSQDNSGDTSGDLGDTTDTTAVSDSGSSGSSGSSGSSGSSGSSGSSSSPGDNAPNKASDVGVTATSITLGTIVAENGVLGDAFAPTARGMRAWAAYMNAHGGIHGRQIDLKTCDDREDRNRDLQCAQQLVEHDKVFALVATNSRAFGGSAQYLADHQIPVIGEPITNSFTRYPTMFSVYQNGYKRDGKTAGYNGQLVNTSGIYRWFKQNMNLSKAAVFDYDIDESKQAGQFMLKGLQLEGFSTTEYTVSFAAPSFDQAVADMQRQGTQIMFDAMDDGANRKLCDAMARRNFSVKAKVSTVVSLGDRVGTDYNDTCRNSVFVPGQTLNYAQTSVPEIAKFRQAYARYQPNLPVHQWALEAWLMGNLMKSYIDTSAPTRTGLVNYLNGLRDWKGDGIDVGLDWGKTDPSASTVKDCFTISRWLDAKGGWTEATQGFPFCYPDAHQFLSPALEQGN; encoded by the coding sequence ATGAAGTTGCGGAGTGCTGGGGTCCTGACGGTCGCGCTGGCGCTCGTCGGGTTGAGTGCCTGTGGCACTCGTCTGCCCAATTCGGCGTTCGAAGCGAGCGCGACGCAGCAGCAGGTGGCGGCGCGCTCGCAGGACAACAGCGGCGACACGTCGGGCGATCTCGGCGACACCACCGACACCACCGCGGTGAGCGACAGCGGCAGCAGTGGTAGTTCCGGCAGCAGCGGCTCGTCCGGCAGCAGCGGCTCGTCCGGCAGTAGCAGTTCGCCGGGCGACAACGCGCCGAACAAGGCGTCCGACGTCGGGGTCACCGCGACGAGCATCACGCTCGGCACGATCGTGGCCGAGAACGGCGTGCTGGGCGACGCCTTCGCCCCGACGGCGCGGGGCATGCGCGCCTGGGCGGCGTACATGAACGCCCACGGCGGTATCCACGGTCGCCAGATCGACCTCAAGACGTGCGACGACCGCGAGGACCGCAACCGCGACCTGCAGTGCGCGCAGCAACTCGTCGAGCACGACAAGGTCTTCGCCCTCGTCGCCACCAACAGCCGCGCCTTCGGCGGCTCGGCGCAGTATCTCGCCGACCACCAGATCCCCGTCATCGGCGAGCCGATCACCAACAGCTTCACCCGCTACCCGACGATGTTCAGCGTGTACCAGAACGGCTACAAGCGCGACGGCAAGACGGCTGGCTACAACGGTCAGCTCGTCAACACGTCGGGTATCTACCGCTGGTTCAAGCAGAACATGAACCTGTCGAAGGCGGCGGTGTTCGACTACGACATCGACGAGTCGAAGCAGGCGGGCCAGTTCATGCTGAAGGGCCTGCAGCTCGAGGGGTTCTCAACCACCGAGTACACGGTGTCGTTCGCCGCGCCGAGTTTCGACCAGGCGGTGGCCGACATGCAGCGGCAGGGCACGCAGATCATGTTCGACGCCATGGACGACGGCGCCAACCGCAAGCTGTGTGACGCCATGGCGCGGCGCAACTTCTCGGTCAAGGCCAAGGTGTCGACGGTCGTGTCGCTCGGCGACCGCGTCGGTACGGACTACAACGACACGTGCCGCAACTCGGTGTTCGTGCCCGGCCAGACGCTCAACTACGCGCAGACGAGCGTGCCCGAGATCGCCAAGTTCCGTCAGGCGTACGCCCGCTACCAGCCGAACCTGCCGGTCCACCAGTGGGCGCTCGAGGCGTGGCTCATGGGCAACCTGATGAAGAGCTACATCGACACGTCCGCGCCGACTCGCACCGGTCTGGTGAACTACCTCAACGGCCTGCGCGACTGGAAGGGCGACGGCATCGACGTCGGCCTCGACTGGGGCAAGACCGACCCGTCAGCATCCACGGTCAAGGACTGCTTCACCATCTCACGCTGGCTCGACGCCAAGGGCGGCTGGACGGAAGCCACGCAGGGCTTCCCGTTCTGCTACCCCGACGCCCACCAGTTCCTCTCACCCGCCCTGGAGCAGGGCAACTAG
- a CDS encoding class II aldolase/adducin family protein, which translates to MTDTAQAKTSPTTTKEAILAAAKKMLADGLVEGTSGNISGRLEGGLVVMSPSSIPYDTMTLDDLVVVDMDGNVVEGHRSPTTEKDLHLSALRLYPELGCVIHTHAVYCTMFALAHEPIPAVIEEVVVYLGGDVPCCDYKGTGSAELGDEVAAKLADRGAALLANHGLVTCASTPEKALHNAALAERTAKIVWGTRAMGGTVNPLPEKVNKNMSGVYKFIRENP; encoded by the coding sequence ATGACCGACACTGCCCAAGCCAAGACGTCGCCGACCACGACCAAGGAAGCGATCCTCGCCGCCGCCAAGAAGATGCTGGCCGACGGCCTCGTCGAGGGCACGAGCGGCAACATCTCGGGACGCCTCGAGGGCGGTCTCGTCGTGATGTCGCCGTCGTCGATTCCCTACGACACCATGACCCTCGACGACCTCGTTGTCGTTGACATGGACGGCAACGTCGTCGAAGGGCACCGTTCGCCCACGACGGAGAAGGACCTGCACCTCTCGGCGCTGCGCCTCTATCCCGAATTGGGCTGCGTGATCCACACCCACGCCGTGTACTGCACGATGTTCGCGTTGGCGCACGAGCCGATCCCGGCCGTGATCGAGGAGGTCGTCGTGTACCTCGGCGGCGACGTGCCGTGCTGTGACTACAAGGGCACGGGTTCGGCCGAGTTGGGCGACGAGGTGGCGGCGAAGCTGGCCGACCGCGGCGCGGCGCTGCTGGCGAACCACGGACTCGTGACGTGCGCGTCGACGCCCGAGAAGGCGCTGCACAATGCTGCGCTGGCCGAGCGCACCGCCAAGATCGTGTGGGGCACGCGCGCCATGGGGGGCACCGTCAACCCGCTGCCGGAGAAGGTGAACAAGAACATGTCTGGGGTCTACAAGTTCATCCGGGAGAATCCATGA
- a CDS encoding NAD(P)-dependent oxidoreductase: protein MTDVIYSTAPLRGPGVETLRGLGELIVDPWIDHNPLRLFNSEKLAEKAKEVGATVLICEADSCKGPVFDLPLRAIGSTRGDPTNVDIAGATAAGIPVLRAPGRNADAVAEMTVALLFAVNRHLRQADIDVREGQTYRDGTIPYQRFRAWQLAGRTAGLIGLGAVGRATKWRLEGLGMKVIAADPFAPDATHSVDDLLAEADVVSMHAAVTPESMGLMSAERFAAMKEGSIFINSARAGLHDLDGLVAALQAGNVIGAGLDHFEGENIAVDHPLLSLPNVVVAPHIGGATYDTESNHTTLVADGLAALFRGERPANIVNPEVLDR from the coding sequence ATGACCGACGTGATCTACAGCACCGCGCCGTTGCGGGGTCCGGGCGTCGAGACGCTGCGGGGCCTCGGTGAACTCATCGTCGACCCGTGGATCGACCACAACCCGCTGCGGCTGTTCAACTCCGAGAAGCTGGCGGAGAAGGCCAAGGAGGTCGGCGCCACCGTCCTCATCTGCGAGGCCGACTCGTGCAAGGGCCCGGTGTTCGACCTGCCGCTGCGCGCCATCGGCTCGACGCGCGGTGACCCCACCAACGTCGACATCGCCGGCGCCACCGCGGCCGGCATCCCCGTGTTGCGGGCGCCGGGGCGCAACGCCGATGCGGTCGCCGAGATGACCGTGGCGCTGCTGTTCGCCGTCAACCGGCATTTGCGCCAAGCCGACATCGACGTGCGCGAGGGGCAGACCTATCGCGACGGCACCATTCCGTACCAGCGGTTCCGGGCGTGGCAGCTGGCGGGGCGCACCGCCGGGCTCATCGGCCTCGGCGCTGTGGGCCGGGCGACGAAGTGGCGCCTCGAAGGTCTCGGCATGAAGGTGATCGCTGCGGATCCGTTCGCCCCTGACGCCACGCATTCCGTCGACGACCTGCTGGCCGAAGCCGACGTGGTGTCGATGCACGCGGCGGTGACGCCCGAATCGATGGGTCTCATGTCGGCGGAGCGCTTCGCGGCGATGAAGGAAGGGTCGATATTCATCAACTCGGCGCGCGCCGGCCTGCACGATCTTGACGGCCTTGTCGCCGCCTTGCAGGCGGGCAACGTGATCGGCGCCGGCCTCGACCACTTCGAAGGCGAGAACATCGCCGTCGACCACCCGCTGCTCTCGCTGCCCAACGTCGTGGTTGCGCCCCACATCGGCGGCGCCACCTACGACACCGAGTCCAACCACACCACGCTCGTGGCCGACGGTCTGGCCGCGCTGTTTCGCGGCGAGCGACCGGCCAACATTGTCAACCCGGAGGTACTGGACCGATGA